TCGCCCGACTCCCGCCTCTACCGCGGTCGCACCGGCGTCGCCCGCATGGCGCTCACCGCAGGCGTCCCGGTGATCCCGGTGGCCATGATCGACACCGACAAGGCCCAGCCAACCGGTCAGATCATCCCCAACATCCGGCGGATCGGGGTCAAGATCGGCCGCCCGCTCGACTTCTCGCGCTACGAGGGGATGGAGGGCGACCGCTTCGTGCTGCGCTCCGTCACCGACGAGATCATGTACGAGCTGATGCAGCTGTCCCAGCAGGAGTACGTCGACATGTACGCCACGTCGATGAAGGAGCGCCTGGTCACCAGGGCCAGGCGCCGCGCTCGCGAGCTGCAGGAGGCCGCCCGACCCGGACGGGCCGCCCCGGAGCTCGAGGAGGCACTCGGCGACGACGACAACGAGGTCAACCCCTGGTCGCGGGAGAGCCGGGACGGGCTCTAGGCCATGACCATCGAGCCGTGGGGCGGTGCCGCGCCGCGGCGCTACCA
Above is a window of Janibacter cremeus DNA encoding:
- a CDS encoding lysophospholipid acyltransferase family protein, which gives rise to MFYWMLKMVFIGPVLKLLFRPRVEGLEHIPDEGAAILASNHLSFSDSIFLPLVLDRRLTFLAKADYFTGKGVKGRLTAAFFRGAGQLPIDRSGGKASEAALSAGLKVLEGGELLGLYPEGTRSPDSRLYRGRTGVARMALTAGVPVIPVAMIDTDKAQPTGQIIPNIRRIGVKIGRPLDFSRYEGMEGDRFVLRSVTDEIMYELMQLSQQEYVDMYATSMKERLVTRARRRARELQEAARPGRAAPELEEALGDDDNEVNPWSRESRDGL